In Capsicum annuum cultivar UCD-10X-F1 chromosome 11, UCD10Xv1.1, whole genome shotgun sequence, one genomic interval encodes:
- the LOC107848712 gene encoding uncharacterized protein LOC107848712 has translation MSTFESPIVIWFCKTVLICGVVLYVATIVFLNVCPSSDLISSSKFTVSLPDNSQSNASSTVTQISISDTNISHLVFGLLGSEEAWHHRKPYIESWWRPNVTIGLLLLDVPPQGEDLLPWSLNSPPYRLSDDVPKLVNETNHVDPRVLRMVHGIMEVVREAHEGVRWVIMGDDDSIFFVDNMVDILGQYDHTKYYYFGGHSEFIIANSFFSFHQAFGGAGIILSYPLAKAFAENVMSCLKRYAHYKSADKTTMSCTADIGVNLSPLQGMHQIDLRGDLTGFLSSHPKSLLMSLHHFDTVEPIFPSMDRAQSAYHLQNAAKFDQSRMLQQTICFKRANNWTFSVSWGYSAHIYENIMPRSLIKNPIETFKPWGNITFPPHYLFDTRNFSWDPCEAPHMYFLQSIVKTRRNKILTKYTRAWPRGIGVCLHAEKYPAEYVNEIHVYSPATKRIQIDRCECCDIIHKAGSFKAAIKYRECGINEIIA, from the exons ATGTCTACATTTGAATCACCTATTGTGATTTGGTTTTGCAAAACAGTGCTAATTTGTGGGGTAGTCCTATACGTGGCCACCATTGTCTTTCTCAATGTATGTCCATCTTCCGATCTTATCTCTTCTTCAAAATTCACAGTCTCTCTTCCTGATAATTCTCAATCAAATGCATCATCAACTGTTACACAAATCAGTATTAGTGACACTAACATTAGTCACCTTGTTTTTGGACTTTTGGGATCAGAAGAAGCATGGCACCATAGAAAACCTTATATTGAATCTTGGTGGAGACCAAATGTTACAATAGGACTTCTTTTACTAGATGTTCCTCCTCAAGGCGAAGATCTTCTCCCATGGTCCTTAAATTCACCGCCTTATAGATTATCAGATGATGTCCCGAAACTTGTTAATGAAACTAATCATGTTGATCCACGAGTTTTAAGAATGGTTCATGGTATTATGGAGGTTGTTAGAGAGGCACATGAAGGGGTAAGATGGGTAATTATGGGGGACGATGATTCAATATTTTTCGTGGATAATATGGTTGATATTCTTGGGCAATATGATCATACGAAATACTATTACTTTGGAGGACACTCGGAATTTATAATTGCGAattcttttttctcatttcatcAAGCTTTTGGTGGTGCTGGAATCATACTGAGTTATCCATTGGCTAAAGCATTTGCGGAAAATGTGATGTCTTGCTTAAAGAGATATGCTCACTACAAATCTGCTGATAAAACTACAATGAGTTGCACAGCTGATATTGGAGTCAATCTTTCTCCTCTTCAGGGTATGCATCAG ATTGATCTACGAGGTGATCTAACAGGATTTCTATCATCCCATCCAAAATCTTTACTAATGTCCCTTCACCATTTTGACACAGTTGAACCAATTTTTCCCTCTATGGACCGTGCACAATCTGCATATCACCTCCAAAATGCTGCAAAATTTGATCAATCCCGCATGTTACAGCAAACCATCTGCTTCAAAAGAGCCAACAATTGGACATTTTCAGTTTCTTGGGGATACTCGGCTCATATATACGAGAACATCATGCCTAGAAGTTTGATTAAAAATCCTATTGAAACATTCAAACCATGGGGTAACATTACGTTTCCACCACATTATTTGTTTGATACTAGAAATTTTTCTTGGGATCCTTGTGAAGCGCCTCATATGTATTTCCTCCAGTCCATTGTGAAAACACGACGAAATAAAATTCTTACAAAATATACTAGAGCATGGCCTCGAGGAATAGGAGTTTGTTTGCATGCTGAAAAGTATCCTGCGGAGTATGTTAATGAAATTCATGTTTACTCACCAGCGACAAAACGCATCCAG